GACGCGTTCGGAATTCGCGCGGCTCGGCGCCACCAGTTTCTTTCCGTTCGGCGAGGCCTCCGATTTCGACCCGCCTCCGAGCCCACTGGGGCTCATCGCACCGCCACCCATAGGCATGTACGGAGCGCCCATGCCGCCCATTCCGCGGCTGCCCGGACCGGCGTCTGACGTGGCCCGCACGCTCGGACCTGTGGGTGGCGGTGGTGACGCGCCGGGTGGCGCAGCCGCCGTACCCATCGACGGTCCCATCGCCGCGGCCGGCTCGGTAGCCTCTCCGCCGCCACCACCGCCGCCGAAATTGCCTCCGCCACCACCGAAGTCAGAGCTGGAGAGGTCTGGAGTGCTCAGGTCGGGGGTGTTGGCCGACGTTGCGCTCTTGGCGAGCTGCCCTAGGCTGCTGGTGGCCATCTGGACACCTTGCTGTCCGGCCTGAGCCACCGCACCGATCGCCGCGCCAACGGCGCCGACAGCACCACCGAGGATGCCAGTGAGCAACTGGCCACCCATCGACAGCATCTGCTCCGGATCGCTGGCGCCCTGGTCGTCGGAGGCAGCGTCGGCCACATCGTCACCCAGCGGCTGGCCCGTCGCAGGATCGACCGGCTTGCCCGTCAGGGGGTCCACGGCCTGCCCGGTCACGGGGTCGATCGCGTACTGCCCGTATGCCGTTCCGGCTTGCGTGTACCCCTGGCTCAGATCGCTCTGCGCTTGTAGCACCGCCGCGGTGTACACACCGGGATGCTGGCTCTCAGCGGCCACCGCATTGTCCAAATTCGCGTTCCACGCCGTGAACTTCACCGGGTGCGGAACACCGGCCGACGGGTCCACCGCGGTGCGGAAATCTGCCGCGTGCGTCGAGGCCCAGCCGCTGACCTTCGTCACCGATTCCCCGTGGCTCACGAGATCGCTGTGCACACCACTGACGGTGCGATCGGCTCCGTCGTGCGCCGAGCCGGACCACGTCGACCCCAGATTTCCCTTGAGGCTGTGCAAGTCGGCCGCGGCGGTCTCTACCGCACCGGCATGGTCTGACCACGCCGCCGCGAACGTCTCAGGGCTAGTTGCGCCGGGGCCCGAGTGAAGCGCCGCCGACAGAGCTTCTGGTGAGGCGACGGGTGACGCCGTGTAGACCGTCGGGACCGCCACCGGCGCTGCCTGCACCGCCGGTATCGAGGGCCGCGCGGCAGTT
The DNA window shown above is from Mycobacterium dioxanotrophicus and carries:
- a CDS encoding PPE domain-containing protein produces the protein MAALDADPDDLRAHAARIDSIRAAVSPAALPVAFVPAGSDPASVVAANSISAQAAETVNALWSAWRQLGETADKLRASATGYQSQDQTAQANLSKVDGAWSSTAARPSIPAVQAAPVAVPTVYTASPVASPEALSAALHSGPGATSPETFAAAWSDHAGAVETAAADLHSLKGNLGSTWSGSAHDGADRTVSGVHSDLVSHGESVTKVSGWASTHAADFRTAVDPSAGVPHPVKFTAWNANLDNAVAAESQHPGVYTAAVLQAQSDLSQGYTQAGTAYGQYAIDPVTGQAVDPLTGKPVDPATGQPLGDDVADAASDDQGASDPEQMLSMGGQLLTGILGGAVGAVGAAIGAVAQAGQQGVQMATSSLGQLAKSATSANTPDLSTPDLSSSDFGGGGGNFGGGGGGGEATEPAAAMGPSMGTAAAPPGASPPPPTGPSVRATSDAGPGSRGMGGMGAPYMPMGGGAMSPSGLGGGSKSEASPNGKKLVAPSRANSERVIGQIENDRMASKTERRNQKMEESRRAKAAETKIDSKQE